The following are from one region of the Salvia hispanica cultivar TCC Black 2014 chromosome 1, UniMelb_Shisp_WGS_1.0, whole genome shotgun sequence genome:
- the LOC125201407 gene encoding protein DENND6A, translating to MSRSPSFSLKSEPAPEVDERSLQQWVAAFCIIRFDLEQGQLIEECYPPGCLTQSEELEVSFNSFPDSVSQHHNRSSIHDCIFFFRTKRERNLQASSVASTEIVEVVDNKLSPQKPIGKSQISYDSRFLYGFVFNRQRHDERLKRGGEQKSVVILSYSPYTSVFRPLLQILGPLYFDIGSKALNYIAAYVSKWPTPVPGQQMELPIGNASLKVNLPPSHCLPSNSGLFEDSASSLAPLLPSNLSVPQGLFHDSDLFGTFRGLLLQLWKLWELLLLGEPILIIAPTPPQCSEAVSGLVSLVAPLLLSVDFRPYFTIHDPEFASLNSLPQGSSFPPMILGVTNLFFLKALRIMPHIISVGNPASNSTRHPFGSKTAAGTPPGQNVALKRFTPANFLNAVKLKRDGPLCLMTEHKEAVWTNYAGLTKPDTSILNRLIDAGLSPRVEESMSVVNNDILRRHFLELTTNFLAPFGPYFRPTTPSETSSPFSDPPPLPTFNAEEFLESLSARGPGKFLLKRMKSNWLDLYRQFLKGYNFLPWFRRKRAVAEQEQYKLWRQARVKTNIHQLISRMSELEIVDSFNAIERHLLGEMQYGRVNEDSEAVCNKLKKDLKIVFNMLPKDIQQLLIMNPDRASLLQEFHE from the exons ATGAGCCGGTCGCCATCATTTTCTCTCAAGTCGGAGCCTGCACCGGAAGTTGATGAAAGATCTTTGCAGCAATGGGTGGCTGCATTTTGCATCATCAGGTTTGATCTTGAGCAGGGTCAGCTGATTGAAGAGTGTTATCCTCCTGGCTGTCTTACCCAAAGTGAGGAGCTTGAAGTCTCTTTTAATTCATTTCCGGATTCAGTTTCACAGCATCATAATCGCTCAAGCATCCATGATTGTATATTCTTTTTCCGcacaaaaagagagagaaacctTCAAGCTTCGAGTGTGGCATCAACAGAGATCGTTGAAGTAGTGGATAATAAATTATCTCCCCAGAAGCCAATAGGTAAAAGTCAGATCAGCTATGACTCCCGATTCTTGTATGGCTTTGTGTTTAATAGGCAGAGGCATGATGAGAGACTAAAGCGTGGAGGCGAGCAAAAATCTGTGGTTATTCTTTCATACAGTCCATACACGAGTGTGTTTAGACctttattacaaattttggGGCCATTGTACTTTGACATTGGAAGCAAGGCACTTAATTACATTGCTGCTTATGTATCAAAGTGGCCTacacccgtgccgggtcaacaGATGGAGCTTCCTATTGGGAATGCATCGCTAAAAGTGAATCTGCCACCTTCTCATTGTTTGCCATCAAATAGTGGACTTTTCGAAGACTCTGCTTCCTCACTTGCTCCTCTTCTCCCCTCAAATCTATCAGTTCCTCAGGGCCTATTTCATGACTCAGATCTTTTTGGTACATTTCGTGGACTCTTATTGCAACTTTGGAAGCTGTGGGAACTCCTGCTTTTGGGGGAACCCATCTTGATAATAGCACCAACACCTCCGCAATGTTCTGAAGCTGTTTCTGGTCTAGTTAGTTTGGTTGCCCCACTTCTTTTGAGTGTTGATTTCAGACCTTACTTTACTATTCACGACCCGGAGTTTGCCAGTTTGAACTCTCTTCCTCAGGGTTCCTCTTTTCCTCCAATGATTCTAGGCGTGACAAACCTTTTCTTCTTAAAGGCACTTCGTATTATGCCTCACATTATTTCAGTTGGAAATCCCGCTTCAAATTCTACCCGCCATCCTTTTGGTTCTAAAACTGCTGCAGGAACTCCGCCTGGTCAAAATGTTGCTTTAAAGAGATTTACTCCTGCAAACTTCTTGAATGCTGTGAAGTTGAAGAGAGATGGTCCTCTGTGTCTAATGACTGAGCATAAAGAAGCTGTATGGACGAATTATGCTGGACTGACAAAGCCGGATACATCTATCCTGAATAGACTTATTGATGCAGGACTGTCTCCCAGGGTTGAGGAGTCGATGTCAGTTGTCAACAATGATATACTACGTCGCCATTTTTTGGAGTTGACGACTAACTTCTTGGCTCCTTTTGGTCCATATTTTAGACCAACTACACCTTCTGAAACATCGTCTCCATTTTCCGATCCCCCTCCTCTACCCACATTCAATGCTGAGGAGTTCCTAGAGAGTTTGTCTGCAAGAGGTCCAGGAAAGTTTTTGTTGAAGCGGATGAAGTCAAATTGGCTGGATCTCTACAG GCAGTTTCTGAAAGGATATAACTTTCTCCCATGGTTCCGAAGAAAGCGTGCTGTTGCTGAGCAAGAACAATATAAATTGTGGAGGCAAGCTAGAGTAAAGACCAATATACACCAGTTGATAAGTAGAATGTCAGAATTGGAAATTGTTGATTCCTTCAATGCAATTGAGAGGCACCTTCTCGGAGAAATGCAG TATGGAAGAGTAAATGAAGATTCTGAAGCAGTCTGTAACAAGTTAAAGAAAGATCTGAAAATAGTGTTCAATATGCTGCCAAAAGACATACAACAGCTTCTGATTATGAACCCAGATAGAGCATCTCTTCTACAAGAATTCCATGAGTAG
- the LOC125206069 gene encoding transcription factor MYBS1-like, translating into MHPSHGVALVTGGPSLPLMLILHSSSPYSCNSLSPPSPTILELSTYTYVYTHTHARMSGGWSGGGWSREEEKEFENGIAMHWNEECKEQSWTKIASMVPTKSILELKHHYMLLLEDVAAIEAGNVPLPNYNTNIATASSSSYKDHPFHQKDKPFSNSSFSPVEPSAGKGGGSASRSEQERRKGIPWTEEEHRLFLLGLDKFGKGDWRSISRNYVISRTPTQVASHAQKYFIRLNSMNRDRRRSSIHDITSVNGEEVPSSAHLAPLVTGQHPHPPPAAPPAMKHHQRPNMHGLGMYGGAPVGQPVAVPPGRHMAPAVGTPVMMPPGHHHHQPSYVLPLGCPMPPPPQPPIN; encoded by the exons ATGCACCCATCCCATGGAGTCGCACTAGTGACAGGTGGTCCTTCTCTTCCATTAATGCTTATCTTGCATTCCTCCTCTCCTTATTCCTGCAACTCCCTCTCTCCACCATCTCCAACAATTCTTGAGCTCTCAACATATACATAcgtatatacacacacacacgcgcGCATGTCGGGAGGTTGGTCGGGAGGTGGGTGGAGCCGGGAAGAAGAGAAGGAATTTGAGAACGGCATTGCCATGCACTGGAACGAGGAATGCAAGGAACAAAGCTGGACCAAGATTGCTTCAATGGTTCCCACCAAAAGCATTCTTGAATTAAAGCATCACTACATGCTTCTTCTTGAAGATGTAGCTGCCATTGAAGCTGGGAATGTGCCATTACCTAACTACAATACAAATATTGCAAcagcttcatcttcttcttatAAAGACCACCCCTTTCATCAGAAAGATAAGCCCTTTTCCAACTCTAGTTTCTCTCCTGTGGAGCCCAGCGCCGGCAAGGGTGGCGGAAGCGCCAGCCGGTCAGAGCAAGAGCGGCGGAAGGGGATTCCGTGGACCGAAGAGGAGCACAG GTTGTTTTTACTGGGGTTGGACAAGTTTGGGAAAGGGGATTGGAGGAGCATTTCAAGAAACTATGTGATTTCAAGAACTCCAACGCAGGTGGCAAGCCATGCCCAgaaatacttcatccgtttGAACTCCATGAACAGGGACAGGAGGAGGTCCAGCATCCACGATATCACCAGCGTCAACGGCGAGGAGGTTCCATCGTCGGCCCACCTGGCGCCGCTCGTAACCGGCCAACACCCCCATCCCCCACCAGCCGCTCCGCCTGCAATGAAGCATCATCAGAGGCCAAACATGCATGGATTAGGCATGTACGGCGGAGCACCTGTGGGGCAGCCGGTGGCTGTTCCTCCCGGCCGTCACATGGCTCCTGCAGTAGGCACTCCAGTGATGATGCCTCCAGggcaccaccaccaccaaccATCTTATGTTCTTCCACTCGGTTGTCCCATGCCACCGCCACCTCAGCCACCCATCAATTAa
- the LOC125206051 gene encoding dnaJ homolog subfamily C member 2-like yields the protein MEIASRKRKSMLLITYSEEIVDGKPIIVCSNCLPIKVHREPAGHAFHDAALKLSGHFVVVDDKDKDDGKTVPEEKENVYVQSSESYKGKKKSGGDSKQQDHYALLGLSHLRYLATEDQIRKSYREAALRHHPDKQAALLLLEKTEDAKQAKKDEIESLFKAIQESYEVLIDPVKRRIYDSTDEFDDEIPVDCAPQDFYKVFGPAFLRNGRWSVNQAVPTLGDDKSPIKEVDAFYDFWYAFKSWREFPHADEYDLEQAESREDKRYMERQNAKLSEKARKEEYARIRTLVDNAYKRDPRILRRKEDLKAEKVRKREAKVLAKKMQEEEAARIIEEEKKRKEEEEKRAAEAASNQRKIKEKEKKLLRKERTRLRTLSAPILSQHLHGLTADDVESLCSSYDKDQLKSLCDRIEGKELVESGNLLAECLNTDQKPKDVKEVETNSKPNGSVAMNGHATYSSYEKREKPWSKEEIDLLRKGMLKFPKGTSRRWEVISEYIGTGRSVEEILKATKTVLLQKPDSAKAFDSFLEKRKPTPTIVSPLTTREEVKGTPINIEESQSSAPDNLPESSNSSVNNLSSGDSTAANGVSSDQDSWSVVQEKALVQALKTFPKDTNQRWERVSAAVPGKTVAQCKKKITMMKDSFRSNDVADRGTEDPKDLKDSSSQNEETTKASADSDAAVNDISSSSDADMWSDVQEKALIQALKTFPKDTNQRWERIAAAVPGKTVNHCKKKFASLKESFRSKKNTA from the coding sequence ATGGAAATTGCTTCTCGGAAAAGGAAAAGCATGCTTCTGATTACGTACTCTGAGGAAATTGTGGATGGCAAGCCAATCATAGTTTGCTCAAATTGCCTTCCGATTAAGGTGCATCGAGAACCAGCAGGGCATGCCTTCCATGATGCTGCTCTTAAGCTGTCAGGCCACTTTGTGGTGGTGGATGACAAGGACAAAGATGATGGCAAGACAGTTCCGGAGGAGAAAGAGAATGTTTATGTTCAATCATCAGAGTCTTacaaaggaaagaagaaatcTGGCGGTGATTCAAAGCAGCAAGATCATTATGCCTTGTTGGGGTTGAGTCATTTGAGGTATCTGGCAACTGAAGATCAGATAAGGAAAAGTTATCGTGAGGCAGCTCTGAGACATCATCCTGACAAGCAGGCTGCTCTTTTGCTCCTCGAGAAAACTGAGGATGCGAAGCAGGCAAAGAAGGATGAGATAGAGAGTCTGTTCAAGGCCATTCAGGAGTCATATGAGGTGCTGATAGACCCTGTCAAGAGAAGAATCTATGATTCCACAGATGAGTTTGATGATGAAATTCCCGTTGACTGCGCACCACAGGACTTCTACAAGGTCTTTGGACCTGCCTTCTTGAGGAATGGACGCTGGTCTGTTAACCAGGCTGTCCCGACTTTGGGAGATGATAAAAGCCCAATCAAAGAAGTGGATGCTTTCTATGACTTTTGGTATGCATTCAAGAGCTGGAGGGAGTTTCCTCATGCTGATGAGTATGATCTGGAGCAAGCTGAGTCCCGTGAAGACAAAAGGTATATGGAAAGGCAAAATGCTAAACTTTCGGAGAAGGCAAGGAAAGAAGAATATGCACGTATACGCACTCTTGTTGATAATGCCTACAAACGAGACCCGCgaattttgagaagaaaagaagatcTGAAAGCTGAGAAGGTAAGGAAAAGGGAGGCAAAGGTTTTGGCCAAGAAAATGCAGGAGGAAGAAGCAGCTAGAATTATTGAAGAGGAGAAGAAACGgaaagaggaggaggagaaaagGGCCGCTGAAGCTGCTTCAAATCAGAGAAAGAtcaaggagaaagaaaagaagcTCCTTCGCAAAGAACGGACCCGTCTTCGAACACTTTCAGCACCTATTTTGTCCCAGCATTTGCATGGTCTTACTGCTGATGATGTGGAAAGTCTTTGCTCATCTTATGATAAAGATCAGCTCAAAAGTCTATGTGATCGGATAGAAGGGAAGGAATTGGTTGAGAGCGGAAATCTCCTAGCCGAGTGTCTCAACACCGATCAGAAACCGAAGGATGTGAAGGAAGTTGAAACAAATTCTAAACCGAATGGTTCTGTAGCTATGAATGGACATGCTACTTACAGCAGCTatgagaaaagagaaaaaccTTGGTCTAAAGAAGAGATTGATCTTTTGAGGAAGGGAATGCTGAAATTTCCTAAAGGAACTTCTCGAAGGTGGGAAGTGATCTCTGAATATATTGGTACTGGTCGGTCTGTGGAAGAGATTCTCAAGGCTACAAAAACAGTACTTTTACAGAAGCCAGATTCTGCTAAAGCTTTTGACTCCTTCCTTGAGAAAAGAAAGCCTACGCCCACGATAGTATCTCCTCTCACAACTAGGGAGGAGGTTAAGGGCACGCCCATTAACATTGAGGAGAGTCAATCTTCAGCTCCTGATAATTTGCCAGAGTCATCAAATTCTAGTGTAAACAATCTGAGCTCTGGCGACAGTACTGCTGCAAATGGAGTTTCCTCAGACCAAGATTCATGGTCCGTTGTCCAGGAAAAAGCTTTAGTCCAAGCTCTGAAAACCTTCCCAAAGGACACTAACCAGCGCTGGGAACGAGTTTCAGCTGCAGTTCCCGGAAAAACTGTGGCTCAATGTAAGAAGAAAATCACTATGATGAAGGACAGCTTCAGGAGCAACGATGTGGCAGACAGAGGCACTGAGGACCCGAAGGATTTGAAGGACTCGTCCAGTCAGAACGAGGAAACGACCAAGGCCTCAGCTGACAGTGACGCTGCTGTAAACGACATTTCATCTAGTTCTGATGCAGACATGTGGTCCGATGTCCAGGAGAAAGCATTGATCCAAGCACTGAAAACCTTCCCAAAAGACACTAACCAGCGATGGGAGCGCATTGCTGCAGCAGTTCCAGGGAAAACAGTGAATCACTGTAAGAAAAAGTTTGCATCTCTAAAAGAGAGCTTTAGGAGCAAGAAAAACACAGCTTAG
- the LOC125202363 gene encoding lipase lipl-1, giving the protein MQRAVDNVLAVTKESVKTITYESLHNIVRFINGVSALLLSILPGKTSILEGIHGWELRPTFRGPRLPRWMENGVSSFNKFIHEVSVDSDTSSTVDYSSDGEECDIYPPSPLSHSSRVSRESIFTKQNRSWIWWIRFIISWVLYPMKLIFFLPLYFIRSAFPTSKAPVRSGNYPSVPQSPRRLQNLKDQFVQRATDRRHGVVEDLHLAIEFSIESAFDVVHTAAHCVLSPINTLRSVCQWFFSKLSFRPTAVLSDKDPTPSERKTSFNLNTDARTCQDVITELGYPYEAIRVVTADGYVLHLERMPRRDSRKVVYLQHGILDSSMGWVANGVVGSPAFAAFDQGYDVFLGNFRGLVSREHINTKISSRQYWKYSINEHGTRDIPAMVEKINEIKISELKPRKSDPKEESNTDQPYKLCAICHSLGGAAILMYVITRRIEETPHRLSRMILLSPAGFHHDSTVVFTVSEYLFSLISPLLAPFLPAFYIPTRFFRMLLNKLARDFHNLPAVGGLVQTLMSYVVGGDSSNWVGVLGLPHYNMNDMPGVAFRVAMHLAQMKRTKKFAMFDYGSRAANTEVYGTPGPLNLGEFYSLIDIPVDLVAGRKDRVIKPSMVRNHYTVMKDAGVEVSFSEFEYAHLDFTFSHREELLSYVMSRLLLVGAPSKQMNRTKSIKVKRKDLQVKAAKVNT; this is encoded by the exons ATGCAAAGGGCTGTTGACAATGTTCTCGCTGTAACCAAAGA GTCGGTAAAGACGATCACATATGAATCTCTGCACAATATTGTAAGATTTATAAATGGAGTGTCAGCTTTATTATTGTCTATTTTGCCTGGAAAGACTTCTATTCTTGAAGGCATTCATGGTTGGGAGCTTAGGCCAACTTTTCGTGGACCTCGACTTCCTCGTTGGATGGAGAA TGGCGTATCGTCTTtcaataaattcattcatGAAGTTTCTGTTGATTCTGACACGTCCTCAACTGTGGATTATTCATCCGATGGAGAAGAATGTGATATTTATCCTCCGTCTCCTCTGTCACATAGTTCCCGAGTCTCACGAGAAAGTATTTTTACGAAACAGAACAGAAGCTGGATATGGTGGAtaagatttataatttcatgGGTTTTGTATcctatgaaattaattttcttcctaccactttatttcattagatCAGCTTTTCCTACTTCTAAAGCCCCTGTGAGGTCAGGAAACTATCCTTCAGTCCCACAATCTCCTAGAAGATTGCAAAATCTCAAGGATCAATTTGTTCAACGGGCCACTGATCGCAGACATGGCGTTGTCGAG gaTCTCCACCTAGCAATTGAGTTTTCCATAGAATCTGCATTTGATGTTGTTCACACGGCGGCCCATTGCGTGCTTTCTCCAATAAATACCTTGAGAAGTGTGTGCCAGTGGTTCTTCTCCAAACTCAGTTTTCGCCCTACTGCTGTTCTGTCAGATAAGGATCCAACTCCTTCTGAAAGGAAAACGTCTTTCAACCTCAATACAGATGCCAGGACATGTCAAGATGTCATAACAGAGCTTGG GTATCCTTATGAAGCTATCCGTGTGGTTACAGCTGATGGATACGTACTTCATCTGGAAAGGATGCCAAG GAGAGATTCACGAAAAGTTGTCTATCTGCAGCATGGAATATTAGATTCATCTATGGG tTGGGTGGCAAATGGTGTCGTCGGTTCTCCTGCTTTTGCAGCCTTTGATCAAG GTTATGATGTTTTTCTTGGAAACTTTCGCGGATTAGTTTCGAGAGAacacatcaacacaaaaatctCATCCCGGCA ATATTGGAAATACTCAATCAATGAGCATGGGACTCGAGATATACCAGCAATGGTGGAGAAAATAAACGAAATTAAGATTTCTGAACTGAAGCCTCGCAAATCTGATCCCAAGGAAGAAAGTAACACTGATCAACCATACAAACTCTGTGCAATTTGTCACAGCCTGGGAGGAGCTGCCATTTTGATGTACGTTATAACTCGTCGGATAGAGGAAACACCCCACAGGCTGTCCAGAATGATCCTACTCTCACCGGCTGGTTTCCACCATGATTCTACCGTTGTATTCACTGTATCAGAGTACTTATTTTCTCTGATTTCTCCTCTCTTGGCACCTTTCCTGCCAGCCTTCTATATTCCCACTAGGTTTTTCCGTATGCTGCTAAATAAGTTGGCTCGCGACTTCCACAACTTACCCGCGGTTGGGGGACTGGTACAGACCCTCATGAGTTATGTCGTCGGTGGCGACAGCTCAAACTGGGTCGGGGTCTTAGGTCTACCTCACTACAACATGAACGACATGCCAGGCGTCGCGTTCAGGGTGGCGATGCATCTAGCGCAGATGAAGCGCACGAAGAAGTTTGCAATGTTCGACTATGGCAGTCGGGCTGCAAACACAGAGGTGTATGGTACCCCGGGGCCGTTGAACCTGGGGGAGTTCTACAGCTTGATCGACATCCCTGTCGATCTCGTGGCCGGGAGGAAGGACCGGGTGATCAAGCCATCCATGGTGAGGAACCACTACACTGTGATGAAGGATGCGGGAGTGGAGGTGTCCTTCAGCGAGTTCGAGTATGCGCACTTGGACTTCACATTCTCTCACCGCGAGGAGCTCTTATCCTACGTGATGTCGCGCCTGCTGCTGGTGGGCGCGCCCTCGAAGCAGATGAACAGGACTAAGTCCATCAAGGTGAAGAGGAAAGATCTGCAGGTGAAAGCAGCCAAAGTGAACACGTGA
- the LOC125202035 gene encoding protein ASPARTIC PROTEASE IN GUARD CELL 1-like, producing the protein MSLFRINCMLQHPFLHLQTQIQTQTMSINNKPTSFSLTILILSLLLISPPSSCNTNFQIFDVSNSLQQTRHIFSQSSIQQPNHHHHITTSPPPSLSLPLHSLSSAAANHNHNYTSLTLSRLARDQSRLRHLLSKINPKSKNPNLKFPVTSGFGQGTGEYLARIGVGRPAKQFYIAIDTGSDVSWLQCRPCVTCYAQSDPIFNPINSATYKPLPCTSRRCAALDSSACLRGNCLYQVSYGDGSSTVGTFATETISVGEQSLTVAIGCGHDNEGLFAGSAGILGLGGGNLSLPSQIKAASFSYCLVDRDSESSSTLDFNSTAPADSIVAPMLKNPQIKTYLYVGLTGIRVGGKPLPIRRRAFAIGRRGRGGVIVDSGTTVTRFPAAVYAGLRNAFRNMTGELRRGGEFSILDTCYDLTGLNSVKVPTVSFRFSGGKKLGLRAENYLMPVDGRGKFCLAFAGTEESLSIIGNIQQQGTRVTFDLANKKIGFSPNKC; encoded by the coding sequence ATGTCACTTTTTAGAATAAATTGCATGCTCCAACATCCATTCCTTCATCTCCAAACCCAAATCCAAACCCAAACCATGTCTATCAACAACAAACCTACTTCTTTCTCACTcaccattttaattttatcccTCCTCCTAATCTCTCCGCCTTCATCATGCAACACCAACTTCCAAATCTTCGACGTCTCAAATTCACTACAACAAACTCGCCACATCTTCTCCCAATCCTCAATCCAACAACCaaaccaccaccaccacatcACCACCTCTCCTCCTCCCTCCCTCTCCCTACCCCTCCACTCcctctcctccgccgccgccaacCACAACCACAACTACACCTCCCTCACCCTCTCCCGCCTCGCCCGCGACCAATCCCGCCTCCGCCACCTCCTCTCCAAGATCAATCCCAAAtccaaaaaccctaatttaaaatTCCCGGTCACCTCCGGGTTCGGGCAAGGTACTGGCGAGTACCTCGCCCGAATCGGTGTAGGCCGGCCCGCCAAACAATTCTACATCGCGATCGACACCGGAAGTGACGTCAGCTGGCTCCAGTGCCGCCCTTGCGTGACTTGCTACGCACAATCCGACCCCATCTTCAACCCTATAAACTCCGCCACCTACAAACCCCTCCCCTGCACTTCCCGCCGATGCGCCGCGCTCGATTCCTCCGCCTGCTTAAGAGGAAACTGCCTCTACCAAGTCTCCTACGGCGACGGCTCCTCCACCGTCGGAACCTTCGCCACCGAGACAATCTCCGTCGGCGAACAATCCCTGACCGTCGCAATCGGCTGCGGCCACGACAATGAAGGCCTATTCGCCGGCTCCGCCGGAATCCTAGGCCTCGGCGGCGGCAATTTATCTCTTCCTTCGCAAATCAAAGCCGCCTCATTCTCGTACTGCCTAGTCGACCGCGATTCGGAGTCATCTTCCACTCTCGATTTCAATTCCACCGCGCCGGCGGATTCAATCGTCGCGCCGATGCTGaaaaacccccaaattaaAACCTACCTCTACGTCGGACTCACCGGAATCAGAGTCGGAGGGAAACCTCTCCCGATCCGGCGGCGCGCGTTCGCGATCGGGCGGCGGGGGAGGGGAGGGGTGATCGTGGACTCGGGGACGACGGTGACGAGGTTTCCGGCGGCGGTTTATGCGGGGCTGCGCAACGCGTTCAGGAATATGACGGGGGAGCTGCGGCGCGGGGGAGAGTTCTCGATTCTGGACACGTGTTACGATCTCACTGGGTTGAATTCGGTCAAAGTGCCGACGGTGTCGTTTCGGTTCAGCGGCGGGAAGAAGCTAGGGCTGCGGGCGGAGAACTACCTGATGCCGGTGGATGGGAGAGGGAAATTTTGCCTTGCGTTTGCGGGGACGGAGGAGTCGCTGTCGATCATCGGGAATATTCAGCAGCAGGGGACACGTGTCACTTTTGACCTTGCTAATAAGAAAATTGGATTTAGCCCTAATAAATGCTAG